The Verrucomicrobiota bacterium nucleotide sequence TACGCGCGGTTCGCGCGCCAAAGGGTCGTGGGCTGGTCGTTCACGCAGGCTCGCCACGGATGATACCAAGTCTGCGCGAGCACCACGAGCGCGGGGTGGAGCACGAACAGGATCAACGCGACGAGCGCGAGGAAGCGGCCGGGAGTGAAATGCGCGCCCACCTCGCTGATCGGGCGGGCGGGCACGGAGGCGGTCATGCGCGATGAGTTTTCCAAAAACTGCAAGCCACCCAAAGGCAAAAGTCCGGCGACCCGCGGGGCAGGTCGTCAACGCGCGCCCGCGCGGGGCGGGGCCGCGCCGGTTTCGAGAAACGCGATCAGGTCGAGGATTTCGTCGCGCGACAGGGTGTCGAGGAGATTGCCCGGCATCGGCGAGACGGCGGAGACGCGGCTCGATTTGACGGCGGCCTTCGGCACGCGCGCGACCTGCTCGGGCGCGAGTGACGTGCGGATGTGGAGCACGCCGGCTTCCTCGCGCACGAACTGGCCGGCCACGGTCGAGCCGTCCTGCAGCGTGTATTCCGTGCCGCGGTGCTTCTCGTCCACCACGCGCGAAGGATCGAGCATGGATTCGAGCATCGCGCGGCGGTCGAAGCGACGCCCGACATCGGTGAGATCCGGCCCGAGGCCGGCGCCTTCGCCGCCGAAGCGGTGGCACGCGGTGCACTGCGCCGCGGCGAACGCCTCGCGGCCGAGCTTGATGGATCGGCCCTTGAGCGGCGCGGAGACATCGGCGAGCAAGTCGTCCATCTGCCATTGCCTGACGAATATGCGCGGTTTCGGCGGCGGCGCCGCGACGGGCTTGGGCGGCGGCGGGTCGAGCAGCGAGGCGAGCGCGGCGCGCTCGGCACTGGTGAGCGTGGCCATCGCGTCCTTCCGTGTGTCGGCAATGTATGCCGGCAAAGTGCGGCCGCCGGTGAATCCCGCGGCCTTGTCGAACCACTTGAAGCAGGTGCGGCGCTCGTCGAGCGTCCACCCGCGCGCGACGTTGCGGAGCAGGAACATGAACTGCAACTGCTCCTCCTGCGACTTCGCGCGCGCGACGAGCGGCAGCGTCTTGCGGACGACGTTTTGTGATTCGAGGTAGACCAGCAACTCGCACAACTCGGCGTTGAGACGCGGGCTCGAAGTCGGATAGATGGAATCGAATCTCGCCGCCATGCGCGCACACGTCGCAGCATCGGGCCGGCCCAAGCGGACGAACGCGAGCTGATAAGTTCGGCACAGGTCAACCCGCTGGCCGTCGGAGAGCTTTGCCCACGGCAGTTGGTCAAGCGCATCGAGCAAGGCAGGCTGCGAGTTCGTGCCGCCGCTGCGGGCAAGCGCGAGGAGCGCCGTGAGCGCGGCTGGTGTGCGGCGTTCGTTCAATGCGCGCTGCTGCCAGCTTGCGGCGTCCTGATGCTCGATGGCGACTCGCGCCGCGTGGCGAATCCACGGGTCACCGCTTCCCAGTTGGGGCCAGGCAACGTCCACGGCTGCGGCGGATTGCTTCCCGTGATGCGCCTCGAGTTGGCGACGGAGTTCCCTCGCCTCGGCGGCTTCGCGCTCGAGTTTCAAATCCGCAGCGCGCGGCGCGGCCGGTTCCGAGGGCTTCACGCCAGCGACGCGATACAAGCCCGCCTGCGTCCCGCGTCCGCCGGTCGTGAACCACATCGCGCCGTCGGGGCCGAACACCATGTCGGTCACGTTCAGCGGCCTGCCGGTGAGAAACGCCTCGGTCGCGCCCGAATAGCTCGCGCCTTTCGGCTTCAGATGCACGGCGAGGAT carries:
- a CDS encoding YfhO family protein yields the protein MTASVPARPISEVGAHFTPGRFLALVALILFVLHPALVVLAQTWYHPWRACVNDQPTTLWRANRAYQALEVPAGSSRVRVVYEDRAFRLGVLLSMTGLLICVAGLAVSRFRRGAPNEP
- a CDS encoding c-type cytochrome; its protein translation is MFFVKRFNLAAAPGAAGLSVACSGEAAVFINGKPAAVSHGFLRASTTDVSSLLRPGANAIEVRASNPTNSPALLFKLVTAVNAHILSDGSWLASTTAATNPVTGAFVAVDWARVQVLGPAGPPPWGDPFDPTRSFDAYNAWRGSLGTKQATPVANITAPPGFAVELVRSAQEDEGSWVSLAFDPQGRLTVAREKSGLLRFTLAPVGGVAKVEVINENLLECRGLLYAHGALYVNANNSKALYRLRSTRGDDTFDEVKLLKSTGGGVGHGRNGLALGPDGMIYFVHGNNVRLPADLAPTSPYKNFAEDRLLPCPWDNRLFDSDAKAPCGHVMRTDAEGTRWEIVAGGFRNPYDLAFNRHGEMFTFDADMEWDVGAPWYRPNRVHHVVSGGEYGWRRGTSMWPTDWPDALAPVADIGVASPTGVAFCNSANFPAKYRDALFICDWAYGRILAVHLKPKGASYSGATEAFLTGRPLNVTDMVFGPDGAMWFTTGGRGTQAGLYRVAGVKPSEPAAPRAADLKLEREAAEARELRRQLEAHHGKQSAAAVDVAWPQLGSGDPWIRHAARVAIEHQDAASWQQRALNERRTPAALTALLALARSGGTNSQPALLDALDQLPWAKLSDGQRVDLCRTYQLAFVRLGRPDAATCARMAARFDSIYPTSSPRLNAELCELLVYLESQNVVRKTLPLVARAKSQEEQLQFMFLLRNVARGWTLDERRTCFKWFDKAAGFTGGRTLPAYIADTRKDAMATLTSAERAALASLLDPPPPKPVAAPPPKPRIFVRQWQMDDLLADVSAPLKGRSIKLGREAFAAAQCTACHRFGGEGAGLGPDLTDVGRRFDRRAMLESMLDPSRVVDEKHRGTEYTLQDGSTVAGQFVREEAGVLHIRTSLAPEQVARVPKAAVKSSRVSAVSPMPGNLLDTLSRDEILDLIAFLETGAAPPRAGAR